One genomic window of Spirochaetota bacterium includes the following:
- a CDS encoding IS481 family transposase, with translation ELQEDLDDWIKEYNVERTHTGKYCYGKTPMQTFLDSKNIAL, from the coding sequence GGAGTTACAAGAAGATCTTGACGATTGGATAAAAGAATATAATGTTGAGAGGACTCATACTGGCAAGTATTGTTACGGAAAAACGCCCATGCAAACATTTCTAGATTCGAAGAATATTGCTCTATAA